The region GCAACGTGCGGGGAAAGATGGGGACGACGACACAAGCTCGGGGAGGAGGCGGGCAGCGTAGGCGCGCGACCGGAGCGGCGACGGGGCGGACGACGGCGGAGCCAACGCCGTGGAGGACGAGGCGAGGCCGAGCGGGGTGCGGCGACCGGGGTGAGCTCGTTCGTGCGGCGGCGGATCTGACCCGANNNNNNNNNNNNNNNNNNNNNNNNNNNNNNNNNNNNNNNNNNNNNNNNNNNNNNNNNNNNNNNNNNNNNNNNNNNNNNNNNNNNNNNNNNNNNNNNNNNNNNNNNNNNNNNNNNNNNNNNNNNNNNNNNNNNNNNNNNNNNNNNNNNNNNNNNNNNNNNNNNNNNNNNNNNNNNNNNNNNNNNNNNNNNNNNNNNNNNNNNNNNNNNNNNNNNNNNNNNNNNNNNNNNNNNNNNNNNNNNNNNNNNNNNNNNNNNNNNNNNNNNNNNNNNNNNNNNNNNNNNNNNNNNNNNNNNNNNNNNNNNNNNNNNNNNNNNNNNNNNNNNNNNNNNNNNNNNNNNNNNNNNNNNNNNNNNNNNNNNNNNNNNNNNNNNNNNNNNNNNNNNNNNNNNNNNNNNNNNNNNNNNNNNNNNNNNNNNNNNNNNNNNNNNNNNNNNNNNNNNNNNNNNNNNNNNNNNNNNNNNNGAGAAACCTGACTAGGGGGCCCACCCAGGTCAAAACCGTTGTTGACTAGTGCCACATCAGCAGCTGGTGGAGACAAACCAGCCTGGGGGGGTGTTTTGTCCGGTATGAGATTGTTTAGGGGGTAGAATAAGCCGAAAAATAGATCGGGGGGTAAAGTGAACCACCCACTttattcagggtagtaaaatggacttttttctaGTTGCTACATTTGTTCAtttgtttctttcttttctgtCTTAATGTAACGGATCTGTCAATTTtcgtaaaaaatgttcatgacatttaaaaaatgtttgcaggTTTGAATTATGTTCCATGACATTTTCAAATAATGTTCACTGAAATGAGAAAAATTGTTCTTAAAGTTTTATAAAAATGCTCAGAATATATATTAAAAAACTGTTTGCATGTCATAAATAATGCTCTAGAAATGTTTATAAGATGTTCAAATTGCGTTTAAAAACAGTCAATATGTATTAAAGATGctcaacatgtatttaaaaaatgttcaatgtgcatAATATTCAACATGTATTAGGATAAATGTGCAACATGTGTTTTTAAAACATTCAaggtatatatgaaaaatgctcaaCCTGTATAGAAAAATATTCAACGTGTATTCAGTACAAGTCAGCATTTATTTAAAAAAGCAAAAAACCAAACATGtaaaagggaaaaaagaaagaaaaaccaatagacaaaataagaagaagaagaagaagaagaagaagaagaaacagtaCTGTACCTTTCCAAAACCAGCCAATACTCGCCACGGTCGGTACatagtattttttattttttgcattgtGTTATTTTAATATTACCTTTTTGTTTTTTCTACTAGCAAAATGACTTGTGCATTGCAACGAGATAATAAAATTCAAATCAAGTTCCAAATATTCATACTCCATGTATATATATGTATTTGAATATTTATGCATCAATCAGCGTGCATGCGGACGTAAGACATGTGCATTATAACATGCTCAAAATGGAACGATATTGGACTTGATCCTTGATGCATGTATGTTTTTAGTATATCCTCGATGCGTGTATGAGAATAAAAGAAAAGGTCAGTTTCACAATggatgaaaaaaaataaaaggccATATGACGTACGGATAATTCAGAGGAAGActcgttttttttttcatttttacgagTGGCGTGGTGGGTAATTTACTTCAATTTAGGGGCAGTTTTGATGACAGACTAAAAATTCTGAGAAGCAATTAATGAAGAATTTTTTTACTTATGGGATGCGGGTGGGTGATTTACTTCAACTTTAGGGGCAGATTCAATGACAaacgaaaaaaatcagagaaacaaTTAACGAAGAGTTTTTTTTTCACTTATGGGTGGCATGGTGTGTAAATTATTTCAACTTTGTGGGCGACTTATGATAGGTGGAAGGACCAAAAAAATCAAAGAAACGCACCGTTTTTCttcctatttttcttcttctctggGTTTCTgcagtttttgttttattttttggttCTTGGTAATTCCTTTCTATCATTTcctattttttatttctatttgttgTTATTTCAAAGAAATAGGCACACTTATTGAAAAATACGCAAACATCTTCTTTAAATCATCGTGCGACCACTCTTTAAAAACTAAATGAACACTTCTAAAAAATCATGAAATCTCTTATTTAAAGTGGTTGAACACATTTTTAATTGCAGGAACATTTTGAAATAAATGCGTGAAAACTCTTACAccttttctttttgcaaaaatcattTTATTAGGTGTACTCATGTTTTCGGAAAAACGTCGCTGAAAAATCTGTCATAAAtcaacatatttcttgtagtgcttatCAAAAATGTTCTCCTTCATATAGAAAAAAACTTGCACTCCACATACCCTAATTTTGTGTTCCACTTCAGTGTTCATGCAATGACTACTTCCTATCATTTTGTTTATCAGTAGGTATACCTAAATACGTGACTGGGAAATTCCAGCCCTGCATGTGAAGATTACTGAGTAGTCTCCTCCATATCTTGAAATagactttcgccccgctttatatataaagcaacaatccATACAACTAATATCCAAACTCCGAAACATGAACGAAGGTTGGTGCAACAAAACAATCGTGCCCAACAAACACAAGAGAAATAAGAAAAAAAGGCACCTAGTGGCTGCTGAAATGTGGCCCTACGAAGACGATAGTTGACTCGCTGTAGCTAGTAGTGCATCCAACATGAACCCAAGTCAATCGCGATCGTGCTGCCTAGCGAGCGGGTGCCAGTATTGCAGAAAAGTAAGGAATTTGAAGGAGTTAAACGCCTAGCTTGGAAAGACCCGCTCAATCACCATTTTATTATGTGTCGTCCATAGAGTCCACGACATAGCCGCAAAGAAAAGACAGAAAAGCGGTGATGTCGCCCACGATGGGTAGCCCTCCTCTGGAGGAACCGCGTGAGGTCCAGGGCCTCCCAGTTGGGCCCCAATGCTTCGCGGACGAACGTCCATAGGACCCGTGCCGCCATACATGAGAATAGGATGCAAGTCCCAGTCTTCAGCACCACACATAAGGGGCACAAGCCATCACTTAGGCCATGCCCCTTAAGCACCTCGGTCCCCAAAGGAATGGGATCTTATAGTAGTTGCCATACAAAAATCTTTATCTTCAAGGGCAACGGGGCCTTCCACAAGGGGGAAAGCCAAGGGATGGTGGGAGACTGGCATAATGCATGGTATGTCGTGTTTATCGAGAACTCACCCGTCAGTGAGAGTCGCCAGGACACGGTGTCTGTATAGTCCGGTAGCACCGGAGGTAGGACTGCCAGCACAGGCATTTTGTTCCAAATATGCGTTATGGGTCTCCCCCATATTACTTTTTGAGACAAGCCCAAATAGACTATCTACTCGAATAGACCAAACATGCGTTATGGGTCTCCCTCATGGCTAGCCCAAGATTATTTCCTACACGGGCCTTTTGTTCCACCCGCCTCAAAAACATAACTCCTCGAGACTATAATTGCCGCCCTAGGTTTTTAGACGGAGACACACGAAGACCTGACTCAGATATGTTTTCTCTCGTGACATACTTGTTTGGCCCATATCAGAAGCCATGCCGATAAAATGAACTCTTGTGTAGTATAGTGTGCTCTTCTTCGGGAACAAAGTTTTGGTGACATTGGATCACTATATTTCAAATGGTTCAAAAATAATATTTTGAAGTTTCAAGAAAAGCGGATAAACAATTCTTTGAAAATTTATACATATTCGTGACGAATCTGTAAATTTCGATCAAAAATATTATTATTTGCAAGTTGCACACACAAAAATCTCGgcccaacaacaacaaaaattgcCCATTTTCATCCACTTTAGCTATATGCCAGTCAGCTAAATTTTAAATTTGGATCAGTCAATTTTCTTGGTTGTTGATTTTCCTCTGAGATTAGTGTTGTGTTTCTTTTCTGTGTGTTGTGTGTCTTTTTTTACTGGGAATAATTGACTGGCCTCTAGTTTGGGTCAGTCAATCTCTTAATGGGCTGAGATTCATCACATGTGCGACCCAATCCTTCCGTCTCTAGCTTTGTTCTTTATCTGGTTTTCTGTTTATTTTCTTTATTAGtaggttttttcttttcttttgtgagTATTCTTGGATGTTGGGTAAGTATAGATGTACACACATAATACTATACAATATGTGTGACATTGCATGATTATATGACTATTCTTTTCTTAGTACAAAAAGTACAATCTCAGTGCAAAGTCGTGTGCAAATTTTTgattttttatttcattttaatttCTTCTTAAAAGGCAATACTAGTGCAACTACTTAGTGTTCTTCATAAAACTTTACTATTTTGAtatattttagttattatttaaccttctttcttcttttatagtaATACCAATGGCAttattatatgcttattagtacatATTTAAAAGAAGCGCAATTTTGTGTGTATATTGCATGCAAATTTCTTCCTTTGAGAACTTCATTATATTGATTTTCTTTTAGTTTCTGTTTCGTTTTATTTTCTTAAAGGGTAGTACCAGAGCCACTAATTCAAtttttttcattgaaaaattcattattttgattttttaaGTTTTTTTATTTCCATCGTCTTGAAAAGTAATACAAATGCTAGCAATTCATTCATTCTTAGgaatttgtttttgcaaaaaactcactattatatgcttattattGCATATTATAAAAAAGTGCAATTTTAGTGTAAACTGTGTGCAACTTTTGAAGTTTTTTGTTTTATATTATTGTTTCTTTCTCCATCAAGGGTAATacaaatgccactaattcattttttGTTAGCAAACTTCATATTTTTACTTTGTTTGAGTCCATATTTCTTTTTTTGTTCTTCTTTCATTTcattcttcttaaagggtaatacaaatgctactaattcattctttcttagaaactttttttattttgtttttgtttatatttcattttctttctttttcagGGTAATACCAATTCCACTAATTCTTCCCTTCTTTGGGAACTTTTGTGTGTGTAAAttccactattatatgcttattgtTGCATATTATTAAAAGGCACAATCTttgtgtaaattgtgtgcaaaGTTTCAATTGTTTTTTAGATTATATTTTCTTCAAAAAGGGTAACATAAATGCCAGTAATTCATTCTTTGTTGGAAAAAGTTCACATTTTGACTTTGTTTTGGTGCTTAttccattttctttcttcttaaaaggTAGCACCATTGTCACTTAttcattctttcttataaaacttcattTTTTGGATTTGgtttaattttttattttctttatttctttaatgGTAATACGGCCACTAATTCATCTCTGTCTAGAAAGCTTCTTTTTGCAAACCTTTCACAAGTATATACTTATTCTTGCAAAAAATAAAAGGTGCAATTTATGTGTAAATGGTATGCAAATTTTGTGATTATCAtactatttttatatatttttgtttttctgaagtgaTGCCAATGTCGGTAATTCATtattttttagaatttatttatttAATGTTTTCTTCAATTATTCTGTAAGGTGACAACACCGCAAGTATTAGAAGTTCAGGCGAGcggcttttcttcttcttttgggtTATCAGGTAACTGCTCATAGTAATTAAATCCATGGTAGTTAAGAAAATTGTGTTCTAAGAATACTTAGAAAATATTTTGCTACCAAACAGGGCTTTTTTTATATATGATAGGGGGAGTTGTGTGGTTGAAAGAAAGCCACATCTGAATATAAAGAGGTCAGTAGCAATTTTTCTGCAGGGTTAGCATTTTTAGAGAAGCTCTCACGGCCATGGTGATGCTTTTAACCAACGAGATAGGAGCCGCTTGCACAGGCATCGCTAGCATGTGTGGCCGTGCTTGCAGTAGCTAGCCGACCGGCTATGTGTCAAGAATATCGTGTGGCTACCTTGGTTGAACTGTTGATGAACCAGAAAACAACTACTTGTAATTTAGGAAATGTCTTGTTCAAACAAATTTTTTGTCGACCAAATATGACCTAGCTCCTATTATCTTTTGAGTCAAATGTGCTGGATGTTCCGTGCAATGGACAAGCAGTAACTAACTATCATAGCTGCCTCTTGTTCTGCATGCTTAGTTCGATGGACTTGATGTTCCGCATGCAGTAAGAAGCGTTCCAATGCATATATTGACTAAATCGTGTTTGTTGTCAGTCGACTGACCAaaaatttattttcagtcgactggccaaaaatttattttcagtcgactaacCACTAGCCGGTCCAATTTTCATCTACATACTTGTTTTTTTGTATACGCCACATATGAAAGTATCATGTTATGAAAATCTCCCCAACCGTGTTATATATGTATTTGTATCTAAaacaaaatttcaatttttttgtgaTGCAGAAATATATTTTTTAAGTCCTCCCTTTGTTTCTTTCAGCTCTTCTTGTGACTTGATATAGTTGCTCCAAGTCGTGGTGGTGTCCTTACTATCCTTTATGTAGCAACTATCTCCAGTTTGATGCGGTGAAGGAGGGTTGCAACAGCCACCCCGCTCACTACATTTATCTCCTTTTGTGTAGCGACGGCCACTCGAGACTAGATATCCTTCACAAAGGCATAGTTATATGGGCGCCGACGCGGGAAGATGAGATAAAGGCGGAAAAGGAGGAGATGTTGCGGTTAAGGAAGGGAACATGGCCGGGTCAGTATGAGAAAAGAGGAAAGAATCACAATTAGGGTTACAACCCCATTTTAAGATACATGGGATCGAGCATACAATCACTAACAAATCTAGTAAAGAGCCGTATGCATTATGGATCTAATCACATGCGGAACTTTGAAGGATCGTCGACATCAGCAAGAATATAGCAAAATGCTTCTTATGAAGAGCCATCCGCGGTTATTACACCTACATAGTTGGCTCTAGGTAGTGCATTGCACATTATTTCACAAAATAAAAATAATAGAGGGAGCATTATTCATTTGCGAACAACAACACGTATATTATCATTATTAAATGTTTAAGCCATGCACCAAGTACACAATATATTCCGGCACAAGTACGTAGTGCCGATCGAGATAGCCAGTAGTATTACGCAGTGTCACAGTATGTGTATCTGAAGCAGCTATATATCTAGCTTACACATATTTATTCCTTCATTTATTTATTTAGTGTGACACGTTTGGATGGAGCGATCGTGCGCTTGTACGTACTACTACGTAGTGCCAGCCAGCTTGCTCAATTCACCGGTACCTCCGGCCACCGCAGCTACCCTCCCTCTGGCAGTTGAAGtaggcggcggcgaccggagcgccGAGGCCGTAGCACTCGGCCAGATCCCTGGTGATGAAGTTGGAGCGCCACCCTGGCGCGTAGATGGCCTGCCGCACCGTCTGTCGGAACACCACGAATGCCACGCGGTGGATCCCCGCTGTCGGCTGCGGCTTCTCGTACGCCACCACCTCAGTTCCTGCATGTAGCAGCCATGCACACAACGTTCCCATCGTGTTAATACCAGCCTCTATTTGTTTTTCATTGGGAAAGACAGTTGCAAAGGATAATTGACATGATACATGTGCTCGGTAGATTGATTTCTTACCACGGCTCACGTCACCTCCGTCTGGTATGTCTGTCACCATCCTGTATGTAGTCAAGAAATTAAACCGAAGCAATTAGCTTAATTCTCTATAGTATAGTAGTAGTAAATATATACATACACTAATTATTATGTATTTTTCTCACGAATTGGTTAGCACACAATGCATGCACGAAAAACAAAGGTACCTAGCTAAATTAGGCAGCATGCACGTACCAATGGAGGTACTCCCGTTGGGAAGGGTTGGTTGGGCTGGGTACATCAGGGTCGACCATCACCTGTAACAAAAAACATGGTGCACATGTTATCCATGCAACGCATATGCATGGCAAAACAAAGGACGCGACCGAATATACTACATCACTAAGCTCTCTAGGATTGGAGGCCTCACAATAAATTGAGGTCTTCAATTGAAATTTGGTCACCTAATTTCaaccgggtcaacaatttctcaaaactTTCTCATTTATTTTTTTATACAATACCAAGGAAAAAAATAGCATGCTAGAGCAAAATAGCATCAGCCTCAGAATTCGCTATTAGCGTGCTATATATATCGCGCTATTAGCGAGACGTTGTGTAACGATTTATTTAGCAAACCGATTCTCAATACGCTATAGGGTGTTATTAGCGACGCTATAGCACACTATTTTTTGAGTGTACGATACACTATGTTTCCTAATTTTTAAATCTTCACAATTAATTGAGGCTTCAAATTAAAGTTGAGTCACCCGGTTTTGAccaggtcaacaatttctcaaggagcccctatttaattattttaattctctATGTTACCTAATCTTAAAGCTTTTTTATTCGATTGAAGTATTTAATTTTGAAATTGGTTTACCATTTTGATTGGGCCAatgatttttcaaatcaatcaacAGTAACCGGCCTAAAAAAACACATCAACCCCTTCCAGACTCTCATCACCCAGAAAAAAGCATCGCCATATGATACTATAGCACGAATATAGTACATGCAACCACTAACAAAAATAATTCACACGTAAATATGGGTTCATTAGCTGATAACACAGAATCACACCGCGAAAGGACCACCAAATAACCGCATTATAAATAAACATAAAACACACATCATCATCTCCCCCACCTGCTAACTAAATATTCCATCAGTTTCAACATATAAGGGATATTATTTTTTGGGGaagtcaaatttctttaacttCGAACAAGTTTAGAGCCAAAAATATCGGcatccacaatattaaacaaaaaaatatgaaaattgatttcatgatgaatctaataacACCGATTTCATATTATGGATTTTGAAATATTTCTGTAAAATTTGATCAACCTTAAAGAGCTATAACTTTTCAAAAAAAGTAATACACCATATATTTTGAAATAGACTGAGTAAAGAAATTTAAGAATCTCAACAACATGAACAACGCAGCAAAGCGCGCCCAACCCTTCTAGTATGATGATGTCTAACCGGTTGTGCACGCAATTGAAATCCTCTCCTGCTCTCCTCACGCTCTTCCCTAGATCCACGCCGGCTGGCCCACTTAAGCCCATGCCAGAAATTCTTTTCTCCTCCCATACCTTCCTGTATGGCCCCCACACAGTACGCACCCGCGTTCTAGACCCACCCCGTGAAGATTTGATTTATTTTCTCTATGGATAAAAGATGATCAATGTGCGGCTGTACCGTTGTAAGGAGAATAATtttgggagtacctagaactcatctagatgagacataatttggtctcattcactttaaaaacaagaacagatacaacccacgtcagcacacacgcaacttatagcatcacatccaatggctataaaacgtgaacgagaccaaattatatctcatctagatgagttctagcaaaactgaatAACTTTTGTACGCGCTTCTGCCAAATTATTATTTTATCTGAAGAACTC is a window of Triticum dicoccoides isolate Atlit2015 ecotype Zavitan chromosome 2B, WEW_v2.0, whole genome shotgun sequence DNA encoding:
- the LOC119368753 gene encoding protein FLOWERING LOCUS T-like, with the protein product MASRDPLIVGRIVRDVVDYFDMAAQLRVLYNNREITNGFELRPSQVENQPTVRITGRRGSFYTLVMVDPDVPSPTNPSQREYLHWMVTDIPDGGDVSRGTEVVAYEKPQPTAGIHRVAFVVFRQTVRQAIYAPGWRSNFITRDLAECYGLGAPVAAAYFNCQREGSCGGRRYR